A stretch of the Lonchura striata isolate bLonStr1 chromosome 15, bLonStr1.mat, whole genome shotgun sequence genome encodes the following:
- the SOWAHA gene encoding ankyrin repeat domain-containing protein SOWAHA, with amino-acid sequence MAELDISAEAVLGFLRERGGRVRNAELVSAFRPLLEAAGAGADAGEAEGRAARRERFKAAVNAVAAVKEIDGVKFVVLKRQLRAAPPAGGDAGGPVPAPDPAPGPDPAPAGTPPEEPPGPRAVAELRGLFQGGGGGVPLPGAAAGARREPPPKPCMLPVRCVPAPAAPALPEPAASPLCPPTPDEEPGSRSPGLRRGPKNHRASEETVVPLEQAEHQWLVLAADGQWTQQLHGLLLGDASLAARRDFISGFTALHWAAKSGNCDMVTNIIRAAEKGGSRVNVDARSHGGYTALHLAAIHGQEKIITMLVYSYHAKIDLRDYSGKKPHQYLKEGTSLTIRRLLGDPSLSQNMEHSVPIKKSTKLAASILSSTSTFLGVISDDMAFYDLTKGLRKPSTLNKLLTATTGPRRKPKIRGGFPSYSSLSEVAEEEEDVVVKRRPVSELFFGH; translated from the coding sequence ATGGCGGAGCTCGACATCAGCGCggaggcagtgctgggcttCCTGAgggagcgcggcgggcgggTGCGCAACGCCGAGCTGGTGAGCGCCTTCCGGCCGCTGCTGGaggccgccggggccggggccgatgCCGGGGAGGCggaggggcgggcggcgcggcgggagcgGTTCAAGGCGGCGGTGAACGCCGTGGCCGCGGTGAAGGAGATCGACGGCGTCAAGTTCGTGGTGCTGAAGCGGCAGCTCCGCGCTGCCCCGCCGGCGGGGGGCGATGCCGGCGGCCCCGTCCCGGCTCCCGACCCGGCCCCCGGCCCCGACCCGGCCCCCGCCGGGACGCCCCCCGAggagccgccggggccgcgggccgTGGCCGAGCTGCGGGGCCTGTTccagggcggcggcggcggggtgcccctgcccggggccgcggcgggcgcCCGGCGGGAGCCGCCGCCCAAGCCCTGCATGCTGCCCGTGCGCTGCGTgccggcccccgccgccccggcgctgcccgagCCGGCGGCCAGCCCGCTGTGCCCCCCAACGCCGGACGAGGAGCCCGGGTCCCGCTCGCCCGGGCTGCGCAGGGGGCCCAAGAACCACCGGGCCAGCGAGGAGACCGTGGTGCCCCTGGAGCAGGCGGAGCACCAgtggctggtgctggctgccgACGGGCAGTGGACGCAGCAGCTccacgggctgctgctgggcgACGCCAGCCTGGCGGCTCGCAGGGACTTCATCTCCGGCTTCACCGCCCTGCACTGGGCCGCCAAGAGCGGCAACTGCGACATGGTGACCAACATCATCCGAGCGGCCGAGAAGGGCGGGTCCCGTGTCAATGTGGATGCCCGGTCGCACGGTGGCTACACGGCGCTGCACCTGGCCGCTATTCACGGCCAGGAGAAGATCATCACCATGCTCGTCTACAGCTACCATGCCAAGATTGACCTGAGGGACTACAGTGGGAAGAAGCCGCACCAGTACTTAAAGGAAGGGACATCTCTTACAATCAGGCGTTTGCTGGGGGACCCCAGCCTTTCCCAAAACATGGAACACTCCGTGCCCATCAAGAAGTCTACAAAGCTTGCGGCTTCAATCTTGAGCTCCACTAGCACTTTCCTGGGAGTCATATCCGATGATATGGCTTTCTATGATCTCACCAAAGGTTTAAGGAAGCCCTCAACTTTAAACAAGCTTCTGACTGCCACTACGGGCCCGAGGAGGAAGCCAAAGATCAGAGGGGGCTTCCCTTCATATTCCTCACTCTCTGAGGtggcggaggaggaggaagatgtgGTTGTGAAACGCAGACCCGTTTCTGAGCTGTTCTTTGGCCACTAG